A stretch of Rhizobium sp. TH2 DNA encodes these proteins:
- a CDS encoding heparinase II/III-family protein: MKLGWYIARLRSMGPAELLHRLDEKRRKIVSRGRDEGWERYPASALRPVFPGLRAVVNAARPAARAAIADAAVKTLAGHFAALGQEWPKRDPANLFPPDLWRLDPVTGRFWPGPETYAFDIDFRHDGSLGDVKYVWEINRLQFLPPLAAHLLLEGDDRSRIAIEAAIDSWHGANPPFRAAGWASGIEVALRAISLMVMLDLVADRLNEKTIQQAGEILAASAHWLPRFPSLHSSANNHRVAELAGEYLLGVALGTDGRSARDDLVAEVRKQILADGSGAEQSPTYAAFTAEMILLSALAARMADEPFPLAAYERLSAFADFVDWLGPETGFGDDDEGRVLTSGNEPHYAQSVGSAIRGFLRQPRNPAVPDDFRSLFFGWPSAPADPPRGLKTFAEGGLSVWHGEIGGQQIDLTFDHGPLGYLSIAAHGHADALSLTLTIDGRPVLVDPGTYLYGSGGIWRDWFRSTPAHNTLNIAGESQSIMSGKFNWSHKATTTLVASDPPPNWNLRGRHDGYQRRFGVVHERMVTLGAESIDVTDRLLGGTQVCEIVFQLAPELATRHEGAVVTIYDDDRPLLKIVLPSDEITISRGGSGPEVGWISPRFGIKIPANRVVWHGNVGKEGVITRFLPTERME, encoded by the coding sequence ATGAAACTAGGGTGGTACATAGCGCGCTTGCGCAGCATGGGGCCGGCGGAACTGCTGCACCGGCTCGATGAGAAGCGCCGCAAGATCGTCTCGCGCGGACGGGATGAAGGCTGGGAACGCTATCCCGCTTCCGCACTGCGCCCCGTCTTTCCAGGTCTCCGCGCGGTCGTGAACGCAGCGAGGCCGGCGGCACGGGCCGCGATTGCCGACGCTGCCGTGAAAACATTGGCGGGACACTTCGCCGCCCTTGGTCAGGAATGGCCGAAACGCGATCCCGCGAACCTGTTTCCACCTGATCTATGGCGGCTGGACCCGGTCACAGGGCGATTCTGGCCCGGACCCGAGACCTATGCCTTCGACATCGACTTTCGCCACGATGGCAGTCTCGGCGACGTGAAATATGTCTGGGAGATCAACAGGCTGCAATTTCTGCCGCCGCTCGCCGCGCACCTGCTGCTGGAGGGCGATGACCGCAGCCGCATCGCAATCGAGGCGGCGATCGACAGTTGGCACGGCGCCAATCCACCCTTCCGTGCCGCCGGCTGGGCGTCCGGCATCGAAGTGGCACTCCGGGCGATCAGCCTGATGGTCATGCTCGATCTCGTGGCCGATCGTCTGAATGAGAAGACAATTCAACAAGCGGGCGAAATCCTCGCGGCGAGCGCCCATTGGCTGCCGCGCTTTCCATCGCTGCATTCCTCGGCCAACAATCACCGGGTCGCGGAACTCGCTGGGGAATATCTCCTGGGTGTTGCGTTAGGAACCGATGGCCGCTCTGCCAGAGACGACCTTGTCGCGGAAGTGCGGAAACAGATTCTTGCCGATGGCTCGGGTGCCGAGCAGAGCCCCACCTATGCCGCCTTCACAGCCGAAATGATTCTTCTCTCGGCTCTCGCGGCACGAATGGCGGATGAACCGTTCCCGCTGGCGGCTTATGAGCGCCTCTCTGCCTTTGCCGATTTCGTCGACTGGCTCGGCCCGGAAACCGGCTTCGGCGACGATGACGAGGGGCGCGTGCTCACATCAGGCAACGAGCCGCACTATGCCCAATCCGTTGGCTCGGCCATTCGCGGCTTTCTCAGACAACCGCGAAACCCTGCGGTTCCAGACGATTTTCGTTCCTTGTTCTTCGGATGGCCTTCAGCACCCGCCGACCCGCCGCGTGGCCTGAAAACCTTTGCCGAGGGTGGGCTTTCCGTCTGGCACGGAGAGATTGGGGGGCAACAGATCGACCTGACCTTCGATCATGGACCGCTCGGCTATCTCTCGATCGCAGCACACGGCCATGCCGATGCGCTTTCGCTGACGCTCACTATCGATGGACGGCCGGTGCTGGTCGATCCCGGCACCTATCTCTATGGCTCCGGCGGTATCTGGCGCGACTGGTTCCGCTCCACACCGGCGCACAACACGCTGAATATTGCGGGCGAAAGCCAGAGTATCATGTCGGGCAAATTCAATTGGTCGCACAAGGCCACCACGACACTTGTCGCGAGCGACCCGCCCCCGAATTGGAATCTTCGTGGCAGGCATGACGGCTATCAGCGCCGCTTCGGCGTGGTGCATGAGCGCATGGTTACGCTTGGTGCTGAAAGCATCGACGTGACCGATCGGCTGCTGGGTGGCACACAAGTGTGCGAAATCGTGTTCCAGCTTGCCCCGGAACTGGCCACCCGTCACGAGGGTGCCGTGGTGACGATATATGACGATGACCGGCCCTTGCTGAAAATCGTACTCCCCAGCGATGAAATAACGATCTCGCGCGGCGGCAGTGGCCCGGAAGTTGGTTGGATTTCGCCACGGTTCGGCATCAAAATTCCGGCTAATCGTGTGGTTTGGCACGGCAATGTCGGTAAAGAGGGCGTGATCACCCGGTTCTTGCCTACAGAGCGGATGGAATAG
- a CDS encoding glycoside hydrolase family 5 protein gives MKRLLCACAVLLAMAASGEAAALKLSRGVGVHEWLNWSPLADDGTYRWPPYRPVEAWLSGGRPLRDWPPGDQFARIRSMGFDFIRLSVDPGPLLASKGKRRKQALKVLERAIKHVTAADLKVVLDLHSVSQVPAYGIDLVNGPADSEGIAQYRAMVKDVAAMLANTSTGRVALEPYNEPAHYPCDASGTDDWQRIISGTVADIRSVSRDLPIVVTGGCGGSITGLTDIDPAFDDPNIYYSFHMYEPHSFTHQRLDDPKGFSSGLPWPAARGAPEAVVAQLTFRMTTAGLDEAQQVLNMALISGDIEKYFIENWGLPQLQARMGEAVAWAKKHDIPTERLFMGEFGAMLMSADGRSGANNTDRLRYIGAVRREAERFRIPWSIWEYSNPHGMSVIEPRGPAVPDRGLLKTLGLQGGDQ, from the coding sequence ATGAAGAGACTGCTTTGCGCGTGTGCCGTGCTGCTTGCCATGGCCGCGTCGGGTGAAGCGGCTGCGCTCAAGCTTTCGCGCGGCGTCGGCGTTCACGAATGGCTCAACTGGTCGCCGCTCGCTGACGACGGGACCTATCGCTGGCCGCCCTATCGCCCGGTGGAGGCGTGGCTTTCAGGCGGTCGCCCGCTTCGGGATTGGCCACCCGGCGATCAATTTGCGCGTATTCGCTCCATGGGTTTCGATTTCATCCGTCTGAGCGTCGATCCGGGCCCGCTGCTCGCCAGCAAAGGGAAGCGCCGCAAGCAGGCGCTCAAGGTTCTGGAGCGGGCCATAAAACACGTCACGGCCGCCGATCTCAAAGTGGTGCTGGATCTTCATAGTGTAAGTCAAGTGCCGGCCTATGGCATCGATCTGGTCAATGGCCCTGCCGATAGCGAAGGCATCGCCCAATATCGCGCCATGGTGAAGGATGTGGCCGCGATGCTGGCGAATACCAGCACCGGCAGGGTGGCGCTCGAACCATATAATGAGCCGGCTCACTATCCCTGCGATGCGAGCGGCACCGACGATTGGCAGAGGATCATATCGGGCACGGTAGCCGATATCCGTTCCGTGAGCCGCGACCTACCGATCGTCGTCACCGGGGGCTGCGGCGGCAGCATCACGGGCCTCACCGATATCGATCCGGCGTTCGACGATCCGAATATCTATTACAGCTTCCACATGTATGAGCCTCATAGCTTCACGCATCAGCGGCTTGATGATCCCAAGGGCTTCAGTTCCGGCCTGCCTTGGCCGGCGGCCCGGGGCGCGCCCGAGGCCGTGGTTGCCCAGCTCACGTTCCGCATGACGACGGCCGGCCTGGATGAAGCCCAGCAGGTGCTGAACATGGCCTTGATCAGCGGCGATATCGAAAAATATTTCATCGAGAACTGGGGTCTGCCACAATTGCAGGCGCGGATGGGCGAGGCGGTCGCCTGGGCAAAAAAACATGACATTCCCACGGAGCGTCTGTTCATGGGCGAATTCGGTGCCATGCTGATGTCCGCTGACGGACGCTCCGGCGCCAATAATACCGACCGGCTGCGCTATATCGGGGCGGTCCGGCGGGAGGCGGAGCGGTTCCGGATTCCATGGTCGATCTGGGAATATTCCAATCCGCATGGCATGTCGGTGATCGAGCCCAGGGGCCCGGCCGTGCCGGATCGAGGTTTGCTGAAGACGCTGGGACTGCAGGGCGGCGATCAGTAG
- a CDS encoding sterol desaturase family protein translates to MLAEFVTAVSHKIANVDLMTPGVILLTAFVCAVIAYWRAVEHKSLADFFEFALPKEVIMHPSARADLLFWIAKRLIMPFLLIPAGITFIAAVGYVTNQSISWVFGLTGPLLGGPAGPVTIVLFTASMLLAYDLSYYLYHYAQHRFPFLWELHKVHHSAEVLVGITKDRVHPLDDLMNRAWDGVIVGLCFGLWSLVALDLVEITLFGVNVYVVRNLLMMDFVRHTHYKISFGPLNHLIICPHWHQLHHSVDPRHYDKNFGLLFAFWDRLFGTLCVPRPDEDFKFGLTDHDVRSYQSLFGLYVMPLMRMWGHVAKLFGKRQDEVVQTENGGQP, encoded by the coding sequence ATGCTTGCCGAATTCGTGACCGCCGTGTCGCATAAAATCGCGAATGTCGACCTGATGACGCCGGGCGTCATCCTGCTGACGGCCTTCGTATGCGCGGTGATCGCCTATTGGCGCGCGGTTGAGCACAAGTCGCTGGCCGACTTCTTCGAATTCGCGCTGCCGAAGGAGGTGATCATGCATCCCTCGGCGCGCGCCGACCTGCTGTTCTGGATCGCCAAAAGGCTGATTATGCCCTTCCTGCTCATTCCGGCGGGCATCACCTTCATCGCCGCCGTCGGCTATGTTACAAACCAGTCGATAAGCTGGGTGTTCGGCCTGACCGGACCGTTGCTGGGCGGACCCGCCGGCCCGGTGACGATCGTCCTGTTCACCGCCTCAATGCTGCTCGCCTATGATCTTTCCTATTATCTCTATCACTACGCACAGCATCGCTTCCCCTTCCTCTGGGAACTGCACAAGGTCCATCATTCGGCCGAGGTGCTTGTCGGGATCACCAAGGACCGGGTGCATCCGCTCGACGACCTGATGAACCGTGCATGGGATGGCGTCATTGTCGGCCTGTGCTTCGGGCTGTGGAGCCTGGTCGCGCTTGATCTGGTGGAAATCACCCTCTTCGGCGTCAATGTCTATGTCGTACGAAATCTCCTGATGATGGATTTCGTTCGTCATACCCATTACAAGATCTCGTTCGGCCCGCTCAATCACCTCATCATCTGCCCGCACTGGCACCAGTTGCATCACAGCGTCGATCCGCGCCACTACGACAAGAATTTCGGACTTCTGTTTGCATTCTGGGACCGGCTTTTCGGGACGCTGTGCGTGCCGCGTCCGGACGAGGATTTCAAGTTCGGCCTCACGGACCATGATGTTCGCAGCTACCAGTCGCTGTTCGGCCTCTATGTCATGCCGCTCATGAGGATGTGGGGTCATGTGGCCAAGCTGTTCGGCAAGCGGCAAGACGAGGTTGTCCAGACAGAAAACGGCGGCCAGCCATGA